One window from the genome of Bacillus alveayuensis encodes:
- a CDS encoding peptide/nickel transport system permease protein (product_source=KO:K02033; cath_funfam=1.10.3720.10; cog=COG0601; ko=KO:K02033; pfam=PF00528; superfamily=161098; transmembrane_helix_parts=Inside_1_8,TMhelix_9_31,Outside_32_97,TMhelix_98_120,Inside_121_132,TMhelix_133_155,Outside_156_174,TMhelix_175_197,Inside_198_234,TMhelix_235_257,Outside_258_284,TMhelix_285_307,Inside_308_313), with protein MVKFILKRIFIAIPVLFGISIIAFFLVRLVPGDTVTAMLGANYNEEQAEVLRSKYGLDKPLMVQYFIWISNVLQGDFGESTFTSQPVISAIMERLPVTIELTILSLLFAIIIAIPLGSIAAIRRNTLIDYFASFFGLIGISIPRFWLATIMILLLSLKMGRLPSGGFVSFFEDPIANLQCMVMPVIAMGTSVGAVIMRMTRSTMLEVIGQEYIKMARAKGVPNSLLVWKHALKNALIPVVTVIGIQAGYLMGGTVVIEQIFSLPGIGLLALQAITNRDYALLQGTILFIASAFVIINLFVDIIYAFLDPKIRY; from the coding sequence ATGGTAAAATTTATTTTAAAGAGAATATTTATTGCGATCCCTGTTTTATTCGGGATATCTATCATTGCCTTTTTCTTAGTTCGACTTGTTCCCGGTGATACCGTTACAGCAATGTTAGGTGCTAATTATAATGAAGAACAAGCTGAAGTATTGCGTAGTAAGTACGGTTTAGATAAACCGCTAATGGTACAATATTTTATTTGGATATCGAATGTGTTACAAGGTGATTTTGGCGAATCTACTTTTACAAGTCAGCCTGTAATAAGTGCTATTATGGAGAGATTACCCGTTACCATTGAGTTAACAATCCTTAGTTTACTTTTTGCTATTATCATAGCAATTCCATTAGGTAGCATTGCCGCTATACGTAGAAATACGTTAATTGATTATTTTGCTAGTTTTTTTGGTTTGATTGGTATCTCAATTCCTCGATTTTGGTTAGCGACAATTATGATTTTGTTGCTTTCTTTAAAGATGGGACGGCTTCCATCTGGAGGATTCGTAAGTTTTTTTGAAGATCCAATTGCTAATCTCCAATGCATGGTTATGCCAGTCATTGCGATGGGAACATCTGTTGGAGCAGTCATAATGAGGATGACTCGTTCAACAATGTTGGAAGTCATCGGACAAGAGTATATTAAAATGGCTAGAGCGAAAGGTGTTCCAAATAGCTTATTAGTTTGGAAACATGCTTTAAAAAATGCGTTAATCCCTGTGGTGACAGTCATTGGAATTCAAGCTGGTTATCTTATGGGGGGAACTGTTGTAATTGAGCAAATTTTCTCGCTCCCAGGAATAGGATTATTAGCCCTTCAAGCGATTACAAATCGCGATTATGCGTTGCTACAAGGAACGATTCTTTTTATTGCGAGCGCTTTTGTTATCATTAATTTATTTGTGGATATAATATATGCCTTCTTAGACCCAAAAATTCGTTATTAA